TTATCTTTGATGGTGTATATTTTCTTCTAATGGTATGgaatacaaacaacaatctTTAAAGAATCTTTAATGAATCTCCATTTGCATGTGGCTGGGCtgtaaacaaatgtaaaaagccTCTGGGTGCTCTGTCATACCGGGCTTTCAGTTTAGGCATCTAACACACCCTCAGCTTGGACTGCTGCAGAAACTTTTAATGACCAATGTTTTGTCTCATTGTGGTGCTTTACATTACTGCTTTATATTAGCATTAGCACTAGTATCAGaaaatatgagacaaactggttttaaacttcctgaaGGAAGAATGAACATATGTACATTGATCCGTCCATACATCTTAGAAGGTTTAGTTTTACTTAAgtctactttctttttttttggaatgagCCATGGTGTGTTGCACTTTTATATTGGTTTCTAAAATTGactttatatatgtatatcatatcacccaaatgaggatgtttTCTCTGTTAAGTCCTGTTGAGTTTCTTGCCAAACATCTCCCTAAGTTTGCTCATCTGGGGCAAtttgataattataatttagaCATATTCTCTCCCATTTTTCTTCTGTGAGGAAACTTCTTTCCATAATGCTTTTGATGCTGTAAAGCTGCTGTGCGACAATGACTTGTTATTAgcgctgtataaataaaattgtcttgagtttattgttttcttttttcttgctttttttatgtttataggcTACAACCAATTGTTGTAACGTCTGCAATGTACTTAAAATTCATATGATCCAGACTTTATATTCCTTCTAGCCAAACACGTGGTACCAGAGCAAAGAGTATGTACTATATATAGGGATAAAGTCCAAGAGGTCAAAAAAGGGTTCTAGAACATATAACTGTGCTTGTAACCAAATAGGAATAATCCTGTggaaatttgaatttttttttatttctgttttgccaggttttacttacttatttacttatttttaatgaaaactaGCCAGGAAGGTTAATAAAGTATTTGGTTGGAAGTTAACCATTTCACAACTActgttattaattattgttacaaatataaaaaaaaaaaaaaagaaattaaaggaaaaaatccTTCAGGATATTGATAGTTCACTTTAGAAAATGTGTCTCACAATATCTCCTGGATGTCACTCAGCACCCATCAGAtatttgtaaagttttattttgaagCTTCATGATCTCCTGATTCACAGTCTTTGTTCAAATGTGTTTGGAATTCTTTTGATCAGTTcattaaaacatcatttaagTTCATCATTATGCTTGGTCTTGCATCTGCTTATTGTTTATATTACTATTCTTTGTCTGTCCAGTTCTTGATCTTTTGTTCATGCGTtgtctatatttattgtatGCTGTGCAAACTCTTATACAATATTATACAACTCTGAACATATTCTGTGGGGCCCCTGAAAGGCAAGGTACCCAAAAGCCAGGTTTCATCGTGGCACAGACTGACCTTTCGATATCAGATTAAAGGTTGTAAAAACTCTATATAccacaaactatatatatatacaaccaAATGTATTTGGAGGAATGATCTAGAATTGCCACTCACCTTGTTGTTATGAATTGGGTAAGAAATGCGTAGACTGCAACCATGGGGAGACGCATGTGGTCAGAAGAATTAAACTGTTTGTGTAGTACTTTAGGtggaaagtgtttttattttatttaacttgaaAAAACGTCTCggattactttgctgtaaccctgttccctgaaaaggcggaaacgagatgctgcgtgaaaacgctatgggaacatcttgtcattttgtgaagcatgtgtgtatcaaacacgccaaactttggcttatataacctcggtggggtgacgtcatctgatgagacgcacctgcaggttataaataggagtaagccagaaacattcctcagattgatttgtctgaacggacgtccggtcacgtaggcagtgcggcattggaacgcagtatctcgttcccgccttttcagagAACTgtgttacagcaaagtaacccgagacgttccctttcaaaggctacacttaatgctgtgtgaaaacgctatgggaacgagagtaccaacgtcgccgcactgcaagtgtcgggaccccaaggttgtgtagcatgtgcgcacaaggctgggaaggtctcagaactatgcctGGGCAGCTAACTCGGGGACCTGGAGTAGCATGAaaatccagactataaatgtaacaaatgtgtgcggagagaacCAACACttcgcgtcacacacttgctgcagggaaatacctcttgctagtgcaataaatgaggcgatccccctggttgaataagCCCTgaatcctagaggcgaagtgagcccgcACGCCTtgtaggagagggcaatagcatctctcacccagtgtattGGCGGCCGCCCCCCACGGTCCCAAAACgtgtaaagctgctctgacttacgccactggctgatgcagtagacgtaaatctaaagattacgtactggacacagtaagtgaagtctctcctgctctgaagctgtaaaaggcagaggacagaaggctttaaaacaatagggtgcatgttgagaatggaacttttggaagatagttcagtgaggatgcaaaatggctcTGCCTAGCCCAGGGGcgaagtctaggcaggatggggagactgccAGCTCTTCAATCCTCTTAGCGAGGTATTGGCcattagaaaaaacatcttaagggtcagaaacctgaggcgctgactctagtggttcaaaaggggtCTTAATTGGACCtttgagcacgatagataaaacccacaaaagggcccgtggctctagtgggtggcctcaaccgtttagctccatgaATGGAACGGGTAACTAAAAGGGTGTTTTTCCACAGTAACCCCATCGatcaggacgtggcaggctgaaatagcagttacgtacaTCTTGAAAGTACTATGGCACAAGCCCGaagacaacttttcctgcagaggCTCCAGCACTAAACCATTCGGCATGctttgtcatgcaccaactttcaaatacatttcttTTGAGGGCATAaactcttctaggggagggagccctagcacttagaatagtcttaattatgcTGGCTGGAAGATCAGCTTGACttaacgtgaaggttccaaagctcggaccggggatgaaatatcgtcGCCTGCGCATGAGCGCCAAGACTCccaggagcagagctatcaggaaaaatGTATAAAGGCGTacctgggccacgtatgggccaagGTGTCCAGACCTAGGggggctggaagagtcagagagtagcaaagtggacatttgctgatcttacgaggcaaagaggttcacctctgctacatgaaatctctccagattgactgactacttcggggaggggtttccattccccgtgtgtcagagattgactggaccgtacaactgctcccacattcatatgccctgggaTGTAAATCGCTGAGGgagaggaacctggtgcgctagctaactagcggcgcgagcacagtccgccctggtacgaagcacctggcgcgtaacccttattggggattggccctagagtaaaatcccctggcttagccacaactgaaatgctctcttgtgcagaaggcccaaaggtgtcaccatgaatacagctgccatgagagctaagatctctgaaagtgatggttaCTTCCTGGTCTATCCTGATTTCCTTAAGGGTGTTGAGGATGGATTCGACCTTTTGTGTTTCAATCCTAGAAACAAAGATgggctaggacgacatgctgatgtcgacgcgctagctactgagactgggccagccagtcgtgaGAGAGCtggaccaaatggaaggacccgatactggtaagcttcacccccgaaagcgaacctcaggaacctcctgtgttgtgtcaatatttctatatgaaagtaagcgtccttcaatcgattgtcacaaatcaatcgcttggtaggatttgagagcaatcactttgacagtcaacattttgaagctgtatttatttattttagatagcggcgcccccgttcctcttggaaccaagaaataccaactgtagtagcatgactcactgtctggtaggggaacatgttccatggccccatttcACCAGAAACTTCTGTCAgaagatgcgcactttccggtttcatggaaattgaatcctgtagcctttatCTACAGTCCTTAACACCCAGAGtgatatgcctggcagtagcttccacgctgccagcttctccgaaagggttgtgtgtgttgggggggggtgtgtgttagtgattcGGCATCCTGGAAGATAGCAGGATATGACCGAAGGACTAACTCGTCATTAGAGAccggtgttgtccgaaacaTTAAAGGCGGTAGAAACTAAACACCGATCCCCTGGGGTGCCCGGGAGTGCATGCTCTTATGGAAAAGAATGTTACATGCCACTCCCTGGGtcacccccacggtcctgggtgcGTAAGCCTTCAGGACTTCTTCTTTGAAAAGAAGGCGGCGCAGCGAGCTGAACTTTTAGAGGCGGCCTGTGAAGGGCGGCGAGCCGTACCCCTGTCCTTACGGGGGGTGCCCGGCTACTAACGCTCTCCTTCTGCGCCTCTGGCCTGGCAagaatcagatctggtcgaggctgggtggccgacggCCTTGACTCTTGAGCAcagcgtgggagaaatttcccaaaagcctgttcatacagcCTAGCCTCTCGAAACCTGGTGGCGACGGAATTAACAGCGTCGCCAAATAGGCCGGAGGGTGAGAccggggcatcaaggaggaacgttcgatccttatccttgatgcctgtcaaatTTAGCCATAGGTGTCTCTCAGCGGACACCAAGGAGGCCATAGAACGGCCCATAGCATGGGCTGTTTGTTTAGTCATGCGTAGGGAcatcagtagcccggcgtaattctgtAAATGCTTCCTGATTCACAgtgccgctcgtgctcaaatcattcagcagatcagcctggtacgcctgcaaaaccaccatggtgtgcaaggaagcgccggcctgacctgctgcttggaacgccttccctaccagggtagaagaagttctacaagGCTTGGAGGAAAGGGTTggcttctttaatgaggatgatgttccagaagagagatagcccgcaagcgtttCTTCTATCTGGGCcatcaccacataacctcgtgcttttgcatcaacaatGTTCGAATAGAAcgaagtcgatggtacaaaaatacgggctGAGAAAGGTTTATTCCAAGAACGAGATAATTCGTtatggaggtcatcaaaaaaggggagagagcggcgTTGTGGTACcttctcctggccacccgacagaaatctgtcgtctaattttgattgttttgggtgagcttgctcctgtggccaatcaatgtgcagtCGTTTGACTGCATGTGTTATAACTTCAAGCAACTCCTCATACTCTCTATCATCTTTAGAGGAGCAttctgaggtagctacttccatttctacagaagcaggagaacgaATCTCTTCTGTACACCCACGAGAAGCACCGAAGTGtgctcgtgaagtggaaggagagattTCGTGATCGGGGGAGAGGGCAAGAGAAAGGAGGGGCTCTGTCTCTCGTGCCTCGGCCAGATCAACTTGTGATCCCCAAGAGTGCAGCGCAGCTCGTGGTTCCTTAAAGAACGCAAGGCGCGCGCGAAGCACCTTCATCGGAAGAtcatcacagtgctcacactctcctctAAGTTCTTCGAGAGCGTGGCTCTCACCCAAACATTTGAAGCAGAGAATATGTgaatcgccctccgaaaggaaattttcacaaggagggggacatctagctataaactccgccattatttctggtgagttttatgtttttatctccttttaaatgtatttttaatgtattttatgctGACACGCACAAGCTCACAatgtcagtgaagacaaaaaatctgagaaatttttccggctcactcctatttataacctgccggtgcgtctcatcagatgacgttacccgactgaggttatataagccaaaatttggcgtgtttgatacacacatgcttcacaaccagcaacatgacaagatgttcccatagcgttttcacgcagcattgaatgtagcctttaaaagggaacaatCAGAACAAATTCAACCAGGTAATTTAGAAGGTTTCACAAACTTGTGCAACTATTAGTTTATTTCTTTACcatttaattattacaaaatattcaCTAATTAGCAAACGATGATTTAGATAACTAATATCTTTGCTTAATGGCATTTGTTTATGACAATCTTCTACATATTGTCAAGTATCCAAACTTTCTCCACTTGTCCTGCAGGATCTCTCTAAACCTTTCTGTCATTAGCACATAAAACACAGGGTTTATGAGACTGTGAGAAAATGCCATCGGCCTTGTTATTATGTACACAGCATGGATGTAGACTTTTGTACAATCTTCCAATTCAGTAGAGCGTGAAGCGAGGGCCATGGTTCTCATCAGATGAACTGGCATGTGAAGCACCAGCCCCATTACAGTCACAGTCTTCAAGATGTTCACTGGCCTTTGGAAGGATGTCCCAAGCACGTGCTCTCTCTCCTTGAGCAGAGAAATCATCTTACTTGTTAAAAGAAACAAGGTCAGTAGTGGGAGCACGTATGCTACAGTGGTGAGTAACAAGCTGTAGTTTAGAACATGGATGGGTGGATTCATGCTAGCGAAATCATTGCACTTGGTCCCGTTAGTGCTCGTTAGGTCATTAATAACAAATATGATTAGAGGAGTGATCTCAATTGTCACCCAAATCCAGTTCAGGAAGCTGATGAACAACGAGGCCTTGCAAGACAAAAGGAAGTGATTGCGTTGTGGGTACCACAGCAGTAATAATCGGTCCACATCCACCCACACCATGAAGAGGATGCTGGCATACAGGTTAACATGGAGGATGTAACGAGTAACCACACAGCCTACAAAGGGTAACGCTTTGTTGTGCATGTAGTTGTAGCTCAGCACTGGTAAGGTGCACTGGAAGATAAGGTCAGAAATAGCCAAATTAAACATGTACACATTTATAGATTTCCAAGAAGGCAGCCAGAAAGCATAGAACAGGACCACAAACAGGTTGCAGGGGAAGCCAATGGCAAACTCCAAAGCATACAGGGGTGAGAGGTAGTGTTTGTGTAGTCGATCGGTGATATTGTGACAGTTGGTTGCCTGCAATTAGAAAGATTGTCACATAGACACCTGTTATtactgcaaataaaataatataattactggTAATTAAGGTTGTACTcaaacatattatattttagCAGGTATTTTTCTATGTGGTcaacaaatataaatgtatgtcatcttacccaaagaataataAAGATTTAGCACTGCTTTTGTAATATGAATCCTGATTTGCTTTTCCCGGCCAGGCCATTTATAAGCAAATCTACTGCCAGGAATTAAGGTGTATGACGGAGgacaaacagctaaaaaaacaaaaactgtggcACGCAGATAtcaaactttttgatacccctTGTATAATCATAAACAGAACCTTCTCCCAGAGCAAAATGTTTATAGTCCTGCTATCAAGCAGATGCTACAAGAGTGTAAATCACAAGAAGCACATGGCTAAAATCTCTAAAATCATATATTCTTATGAACTATGGGTTCGAACAAATCTCCCTATTTCTATGAATTCTGCAGTTTGTAAACATTGGGGGCAGTGATCATAGTTTTCTACAGCCTCCTTAGGAAGTTGGTACAACTGCTGCTTAAttcttaaaaacaatttaaggcatttttgagaaaaaaagttGCCTTTCTACAGCCTACATAAGTCGATCccttaaaggttttttttttgtcttaaggTAGTTTTCCAGCACCCAACTTATGGCACTCTTAAATAGTTCGTAAAAACATCTCCTGTCTGTTGGTATATTTTGTCAAAGTATATAAAGTGGTGGCTATTCACTATGAATGTTGTGGTGTGTTTGTATGAATGCCATACGAATATCAATTCATACTGTAGGAACGCAATAAGATACTCATATGAACAACTTAATGTGTTCTTGTGGCATACCTACAGCCAACGTAGGGCTATGGGCTtctgtaaatttattttgtatgttgttgttAGGTTGTTCCTAATGCACTTCTAAGGTGGCTCTACAAAGAGTGGATTTCACGCCACGTTTGTAGAAAATCTTGGAAAAGACCATCGACTTCGCTACAAACTTACGACCAGGCTAGAAGATAAGATAGGATAGGTCTTTAGATAGAAGTGATGAATTCTTATAAGGCCACCTTAAAAAGACAGTAGGAAATGCTTGAAAAATTGTTTGTGCGGTGTTAGTAGCAGTTCATATGGATATTTGTGACCGCTGCTTAAGAAACAGCTTTATGCCATCAGGCTTGTCATGACTCTTACCCCCTCATGGGTCCTTTTATTGTACATGCTCACTTCCACCTGCACTTTTAACAGGTatttatacaaacacacacacacacacacacacacacacaaaagcgtGCGGACATTGCCTGGGGAGCAAAAGTAGCAGTGCACTCTTTACATACATCTAATTATCATAAAGAGTTTTTAATGCTGTGTGTCATGAAAACATtgttaaatacacacatactgtaaatttttacacatacatcctaaaaatgtgtaaaaatttacacatttttaggATGTATGTGTAAATtggataaaaaataatgttcaaaaataattgaacattattttttatttatattcaagATTGTAATTGTACTTTCAAATACAATcttgaacataaataaaaaataaaaaaatagataaatatgaataatgtatTGTTCAGTTATTAGGCCAGATTTTTTTATACTAAAGAatcaactaaacaaacaaaatatcgTGGATAATATATCAACTTATAAACAATACACTTCATATAAACTTAGTAAAAGCAATAGTGATTCATGGTTAACACAATTAGCATTTAATTCCTAATAATCAAATGTATTTTACATGGAATATGATAATACACCTTACGTCATTAAGCAGTAGATTACTACTAAACAATGGTTAGTATAAtacatttaagtatttaaatcCTAAAAAGCAGAACATAGGTAGAACATAAAAAGCTTTGCCCTTACCATTCTCAGTAACTCAGTGTGCGATTTTACCAGACAGGTGCTGTTGGAAGAATGTGATGCTGGAAGCATGCGTGTTTGATTGTATATAATCATATTGCGTGATATCTCCCCACATCTTTATTCATGCAAATGATTTCGCTTGAGGAAACAACACTGAAATAACCTCTGTCTCTTTGTCATCATGTCCTCTGGCGCTATTATTCTACAGGTTCCTTGGTAGAGCTTTAATAGTACACAGTATATATCATAATACTcccctttttttactttttctcggTTAAAGTATATTGATTTCATCCAAAATttagattaattattaataagagTTAGATtaataaaaccatttacaaacaTCTATATATGGTAtgatatatctatatattttaatttattttacttactcACTTGAATGTCTATTAGCTACAGTACTACTTAATGAGTAACTACTTTTCATTGAGCTCTTTCAAGTGACTAATTAGATTAATTGATATAAATAGCCTGTTTAAGTTCAGTTTAACGTGTAgcatttgttattgttattttgatGTTGGTTGTTGCTTAGTTTAAAATACAATGATATATTAAATTTCTCGGAGGGCTCTAGGAAAAGAGCgttgttttttcagtttttttccttaatatatCAACAAAAAAGACTATCTTGAACCATCATCTTGCCTCTGCACTCATGCCACGCAAACGCCGACATCCAGATCATGACAGAATGCTACACCCTTATAGTGGCAAAGCAGGGGCCTCTCCCCTAGATGTTTTTGGGGGGGAGCAATAACCATCTCGACCGAGCTAGCGGACTTGCTGGGCGGCTTCGAGGAGCAAGGTGAGCGAGAGGCGCTtcagagctgggaaggctgcacgCTTGCCATCCGGCGAATGCCGTTTAGAGCTGAGGCAGCTGGGGGAGACGGAATCCCATGCACCGACAGAGAGGTACGGGCCAGGGAGGTCAGGTACGACGGTGGCGAGAGGGAAGAGGACCCCTGACTAAACAACAATAAAGGAAGAATGGAATAAGAAATATCTGCACGTTTTGGGCGGAGCAGAGTGAGGAGCGCATTCGAAACAACTCCAAAATCTGCTCGTCCTGGTTTGTGAGAGCCACACTGCATGTCGCACTTCCTCAGCTGGACAGCGAGAACGACGCGCTTCCTCCGCCACCGCCTCCTCTGCTTGATACAGAGGAGACAGCATTTCCTACACCTCAGCCTCAGCTCGACATAGAGGAATACGTGCCTCGGCGCGACATCGAAGATACATTGATCCGTCCATACATCCTAGAAGGTTCAGTCTACCTCAatctactttcttttttttggagtgAGCCATGGTGTGTTGCACTTTTATATTGGTTTCTGAAATTGACTTTACATATGTATAtcatatcacccaaatgaggatgtttTCTCTGTTAAGTCCAGTTGAGTTTCTTGCCACCGTCTCCCTAagtttgctcatcagggacaattcGATAATTAGAATTTAGACATATCTCCTCCCATTTTTTCTTCTGTGAGAAAACTTCTTTCCATAATGCTTTTGATGCTGTAAAGCTGCTGTGCGACAATGACTTGTTATAAgcgctgtataaataaaattgtcttgagtttattgttttcttttttcttgcctTTTTATGTTTATAGGCTAGAACCAATTGTTGTAACGTCTGCATTGTACTTAAAATTCATATAATCCAGACTTTATATTCCTTCTAGCCAAACACGTGGTACCAGAGCaaacagtatgtactgtatatagggaTAAAGTCCAAGAGGTCAAAAAAGGGTTCTAGAATATATAACTGTGTTTGTAACCACATAGGAATAATTCAGtggaaattagattttttgttgttgttgtttgtttctgttttgccaggttttatttacttatttttaatgaaaactaGCCAGGAAGGTTAATAAAGTATTTGGTTGGAGGTTAACCATTTTACAACTActgttattaattattgttacaaatataaattaaaaaaaagtaattaaatgaaaaaatccTTCAGGATATTGATAGTTCACTTTAGAAAATGTGTCTCACAATATCTCCTGGATGTCACTCGGCACCCATcagatatttgttttattttgaagctGTTTCACGATCTCCTGATTCACAGtctttgtttaaatgtgtttggaATTCTTTTGATCAGTTcattaaaacatcatttaagTTCATCATTATGCTTGGTCTTGCATCTGCTTATTGTTTATATTACTGTTCTTTGTCTGTCCAGTTCCTCATCTTTTGTTCATGTGTtgtctatatttattgtatGCTGTGCAAACTCTTATACAATATTATACAACTCTGAACATATTCTGTGGGGCCCCTGAAAGGCAAGGTACCCAAAAGCCAAGTTTCACAGTGGCACAGACTGACCTTTCTATATCAGATTAAAGGTTGTAAAAACTCTATATGccacaaactatatatatatacaaccaAATGTATTTGGAGAAATGATCTAGAATTGCCACTCACCTTATTGTTATGAATTGGGTAAGAAATGCGTAGACCGCAACCATGGGAAGACGCATGAggtcaaaaaaattaaactgtttGTGTAGTACTTTAGTTGGaaagtgttttcattttattttgacttgaaaaaacaaTCAGGACAAATTCAACCAGCTAACCAGGTAATTCAGAAGGTTTCACaaacttgtgatttttttatttctttaccatttaattattacaaaatatttactaattagcaaacaatgctttaaataaataatatatttgctTATTGGCATTTGTTTATGATAATCTTCCACATATTGTCAAGTATCCAAACTTTCTCCACTTGTCCTGCAGGATCTCTCGAAACCTTTCTGTCATTAGCACATAAAACACAGGGTTTATGAGACTGTGAGAAAATGCAATCGGCCTTGTTATTATGTACACAGCATGGATGTAGTCTTTTGTACAATCTTCCAATTCAGTAGAGTGTGAAGCGAGGACCATGGTTCTCATTAGATGAATTGGCAAGTAAAGCACCAGCCCCAGTACAGTCACAGTCTTTAAGATGTTCACTGGCCTTTGGAAGGATGTCCCAAGCACGTGCTCTCTCTCCTTGAGCAGAGAAATCATCTTACTTGTTAAAAGAAACAACGTCAGTAGTGGCAGCACGTATGCTACAGCGGTGAGTAACAAGCAGTAGTCTAGAACAGGGATGGGTGGTTTCATGCTAGCGAAATCATTGCACTTGGTCCAGTTAGTGCTCTTGTGGTCTTTAATAACAAATATGATTAGAGGAGTGATCTCAATAGTCACCCAGATCCAGTTCAGGAAGCTGATGAACAACGAGGCCTTGCAAGACAAAAGGAAGTGATTGCGTTGTGGGTACCACAGCAGTAATAATCGGtccacacccacccacaccaTGAAAAGGATGCTGGCATACAGGTTAACATGGAGGATGTAGCGGGTAACCACACAGCCTACAGGTGCAAATTGTTGGCCATTTGCGTAGTTGTAGCTCAGCGCTGGTAAGGTGCATAAGAGTATGAGATCAGAAATTGCCAAATTAAACATGTACACATTTATAGATTTCCAAGAAGGCAGCCAGAACACATAGAACAGGACCACAAACAGGTTGCAGGGGAAGCCAATGGCAAACTCCAAAGCATACAGGGGTGAAAGGTAGTGTTTGTGTAGTAGATCGGAGATATTGTGACAGCTGGATGTCTGCAATTAGAAAGATACATAGACACCTGTTATtactgcaaataaaataatataattactgtTAATTAAGTTGTACTCAAACAACCCAGAACAAAATGTTTACAATCCCGCTATCAGGCAGATGCTACAAGAGTGTAAAGTCAAGAAGCACATGGCTAAAATCTCGGTCACAAATATTCTTATGAACTATGGGTTCGAACGAATCTCCCTATTCCTATGAATTCTGCAGTTTGTAAACATTGGTGGCAGTGATCATAGTTTTCTACAGCCTCATTAGGAAGTTGGTACTTTCTACAGCCTACATACTTAAGTCTATCTTATGAATATCTTTTTTGTCTTAAGGTGGTTTTCCAGCACCCAACTTATGGCACTCTTAAATATCTCCTGTCTGTCGGCACATTTTGTTAAAGTATATAAAGTGGTGGCTATTCACTCTCTCTGCTGCTACacaatttgtaaaaattataaattttcgTGATGGCATTAATTCAGAGAAGACTTAATTTTCACCTTCTGCAGCTGCAGTTGCAAGACGAAGAAGAAGATCTTGTAGTTGTAGCTGCTGCGTTGGTTCAGTTACCAGCAATGCTGGTGTATGCGGCCACGGATAGACCATAAGAACATCATAAACATACTGCCACTTGGAAAATTGTTTGTGCGGTGTTAGTAGCAGTTCATATGGATATTTGTGACCGCTGCTTAAGAAACAGCTTTTAGGCCATCAGAATTGacatgactcacacacacacacacatacacacacacaagcgtgcagacactgcctggcaaaaaaaagtaGCAGTGCAACAATGTTTTGCACTCTTTACATACATCTAATTATCATAAGGAGTTTTTAATGCTGTGTCATGAAAACATtgttaaatacacacatactgtacatttttacacatacatcccaaaaaaacaacaactttcaaATAAGAACATAAATATGAGAC
The DNA window shown above is from Clarias gariepinus isolate MV-2021 ecotype Netherlands chromosome 14, CGAR_prim_01v2, whole genome shotgun sequence and carries:
- the LOC128541244 gene encoding succinate receptor 1-like, with protein sequence MLSPLYQAEEAVAEEARRSRCPAEEVRHASGVLFPLATVVPDLPGPYLSVGAWDSVSPSCLSSKRHSPDGKRAAFPALKRLSLTLLLEAAQQATNCHNITDRLHKHYLSPLYALEFAIGFPCNLFVVLFYAFWLPSWKSINVYMFNLAISDLIFQCTLPVLSYNYMHNKALPFVGCVVTRYILHVNLYASILFMVWVDVDRLLLLWYPQRNHFLLSCKASLFISFLNWIWVTIEITPLIIFVINDLTSTNGTKCNDFASMNPPIHVLNYSLLLTTVAYVLPLLTLFLLTSKMISLLKEREHVLGTSFQRPVNILKTVTVMGLVLHMPVHLMRTMALASRSTELEDCTKVYIHAVYIITRPMAFSHSLINPVFYVLMTERFREILQDKWRKFGYLTICRRLS
- the LOC128541246 gene encoding succinate receptor 1-like; the encoded protein is MSFEYKQTRMLPASHSSNSNCLVKSHTELLRMTSSCHNISDLLHKHYLSPLYALEFAIGFPCNLFVVLFYVFWLPSWKSINVYMFNLAISDLILLCTLPALSYNYANGQQFAPVGCVVTRYILHVNLYASILFMVWVGVDRLLLLWYPQRNHFLLSCKASLFISFLNWIWVTIEITPLIIFVIKDHKSTNWTKCNDFASMKPPIPVLDYCLLLTAVAYVLPLLTLFLLTSKMISLLKEREHVLGTSFQRPVNILKTVTVLGLVLYLPIHLMRTMVLASHSTELEDCTKDYIHAVYIITRPIAFSHSLINPVFYVLMTERFREILQDKWRKFGYLTICGRLS